The candidate division WOR-3 bacterium genome has a window encoding:
- a CDS encoding deoxyhypusine synthase, giving the protein MKKKDYLSKKVEHIDIKEFNTIPIIEQFEKMAFQARNLARAAKIYDKMLLDEDCTIILCLAGSLFSAGLRKVVYDMIENNMVDLIVSSGAIIVDQDFFEALGFRHYQGTPRVDDEELLKLMIDRIYDTYIDEEELRVCDMTIAKIADALEPLPYSSREFIKFMGQYLEERNIGQDSVVRIAYQKALPIFVPAFSDSSAGFGLVYHQWKRGNKPKVSIDSAKDFLELTKIKVHSKDTGLLMIGGGVPKNFAQDVTVASDILGEKVNMHKYAIQITVADERDGGLSGSTLKEAHSWGKVDDDFEQMVFSEATIAFPLLVSYAYHKGSWENRKEKRLNNLLDKKEGKVKK; this is encoded by the coding sequence ATGAAAAAGAAAGATTACTTGAGCAAAAAGGTAGAGCACATAGATATAAAGGAATTTAATACAATTCCTATTATTGAGCAATTTGAGAAGATGGCTTTTCAAGCAAGGAATCTGGCAAGAGCTGCTAAGATTTACGACAAAATGCTTTTGGACGAGGATTGCACAATAATATTGTGCCTTGCTGGTTCTCTTTTCAGCGCCGGACTCCGCAAGGTTGTTTATGATATGATAGAGAATAACATGGTTGATCTTATAGTGTCAAGTGGTGCAATTATAGTAGATCAGGATTTCTTTGAAGCGCTTGGTTTTAGACACTATCAAGGCACACCTAGGGTAGATGATGAGGAATTGTTAAAATTAATGATTGACAGAATATATGATACATATATAGATGAAGAGGAACTTAGAGTTTGTGATATGACAATAGCTAAGATAGCTGATGCCTTAGAACCTCTTCCTTATTCTTCAAGAGAGTTTATTAAATTTATGGGACAGTATTTAGAGGAAAGGAACATAGGGCAAGATTCTGTTGTTAGAATAGCTTATCAAAAAGCTCTACCAATTTTTGTCCCCGCTTTTTCTGACTCAAGTGCTGGTTTTGGGCTTGTCTATCACCAATGGAAAAGAGGGAATAAACCAAAGGTTTCTATTGATTCTGCAAAAGATTTCTTAGAACTCACAAAGATAAAAGTGCATTCTAAGGATACAGGACTACTTATGATTGGTGGAGGTGTGCCGAAGAACTTTGCCCAAGATGTTACTGTTGCTAGTGACATTCTTGGGGAAAAAGTCAATATGCATAAATATGCGATTCAAATCACAGTGGCTGATGAGAGAGATGGAGGGCTTTCAGGTTCAACTCTAAAAGAGGCCCATTCTTGGGGAAAGGTGGATGACGATTTTGAACAAATGGTTTTTTCTGAAGCTACAATTGCTTTCCCTTTATTGGTAAGTTATGCTTATCATAAAGGGAGTTGGGAAAATAGAAAAGAGAAAAGACTAAATAATTTACTTGACAAAAAGGAGGGGAAGGTAAAAAAATGA
- a CDS encoding arginine decarboxylase, pyruvoyl-dependent, with protein sequence MTPKEVFYTKGVGVHKDKLASFELALRNAGIEKCNLVNVSSILPPNCRRLSREEGLKKLKPGEITFVVMARNATNEPNRLISSAIGVAIPKDKNNYGYLAEHHAFGETAKKSGEYAEDLAASMLASTLGIPFDPDQAWDERKQVYKASGHIFKTWNICQSAEGNKDGLWTTVLAAAVFIVDD encoded by the coding sequence ATGACGCCAAAGGAGGTGTTTTATACTAAAGGGGTAGGTGTTCATAAAGATAAACTTGCATCTTTTGAGTTAGCTTTGAGAAACGCAGGAATAGAAAAATGTAATTTAGTAAATGTTTCCAGTATTTTACCACCCAACTGTAGAAGATTGTCAAGAGAAGAGGGACTCAAAAAATTAAAACCCGGAGAAATAACTTTTGTTGTTATGGCAAGAAATGCTACAAATGAGCCAAACAGACTAATTTCTTCCGCTATTGGAGTTGCGATACCAAAAGATAAAAATAATTATGGATACCTAGCAGAACATCACGCTTTTGGAGAGACAGCGAAGAAGAGTGGTGAATATGCAGAGGATCTTGCTGCTTCAATGCTTGCTTCAACTCTTGGTATTCCTTTTGATCCTGATCAGGCTTGGGACGAAAGAAAACAAGTTTATAAGGCAAGTGGGCATATTTTCAAAACTTGGAATATCTGCCAATCTGCTGAAGGGAATAAAGATGGGCTTTGGACCACAGTTCTTGCTGCTGCGGTCTTCATTGTAGATGATTAA
- the speB gene encoding agmatinase, translating into MIKTVLYNFGGLKERYLDYEKAKIVVLPVPFDKTSSWVKGSDKGPKAIIEASMNMELYDIETDSEVYKQGIFTAEEIITLDSQEMINSVYNKVKELLKDKKFVVVLGGEHTVALPSIKAHNEVYENLTILYLDAHSDARESYLGNKYSHACVIARIKEITDKFVLVGVRSMSSSEIDKVNKDKIFFAEDIHNTTNWMKEVIGKLTRNVYISIDLDVFDPSVLPSTGTPEPGGLDWYTVMKFLKEVCGNKNIVGFDVVELCPNQNKASDFVAAKLIYKLLSYKFCKV; encoded by the coding sequence ATGATTAAAACAGTTCTATATAACTTTGGCGGTCTAAAAGAAAGATACTTGGATTACGAGAAAGCAAAAATTGTTGTCTTACCAGTCCCTTTTGATAAGACGAGTTCTTGGGTGAAAGGGTCTGATAAAGGCCCAAAAGCAATAATTGAAGCCTCTATGAATATGGAACTTTATGATATAGAGACTGATTCAGAAGTTTATAAACAGGGAATATTTACCGCAGAGGAAATCATTACTTTAGACTCTCAGGAGATGATAAATAGTGTATATAATAAGGTGAAAGAACTTTTGAAGGATAAAAAATTTGTAGTAGTTCTTGGGGGAGAGCATACAGTGGCTCTCCCTTCAATAAAAGCGCACAATGAAGTCTATGAAAATCTTACGATTCTTTATTTGGATGCACATTCTGACGCAAGAGAATCGTATCTTGGTAATAAGTATAGTCATGCGTGTGTAATAGCAAGAATAAAAGAGATAACAGATAAGTTTGTTTTGGTAGGGGTAAGAAGTATGAGTTCCTCCGAAATAGATAAAGTAAATAAAGATAAAATTTTTTTTGCAGAGGATATCCACAACACTACTAACTGGATGAAAGAAGTAATTGGAAAGCTTACAAGAAATGTTTATATTTCTATAGACTTGGATGTTTTTGATCCTTCTGTCTTGCCTTCTACAGGAACACCAGAACCTGGAGGATTAGACTGGTATACTGTGATGAAGTTTTTAAAAGAGGTATGTGGGAATAAAAATATTGTGGGTTTTGATGTGGTTGAACTTTGTCCTAATCAAAATAAAGCTTCTGATTTCGTTGCAGCAAAGTTAATATATAAACTTCTGAGCTATAAGTTCTGTAAAGTTTAA